The genomic stretch AGACCCCCGGCGAAGGCGAAGACCGTGATCGCCCCGGTCCCGAGGTAAAAGTAGATGGCAAGGGCTGCGCCGAAACCGGCACCGGCGGATGCCCCGAGGATATCGGGAGAGACGAGAGGATTCTGGAACATTCCCTGATATGCGGCGCCGGCCGTCGAGAGGGCGGCCCCGACGAGAAGTGCCGCGAGGATTCTCGGCAGGCGGATGTTGAAGACGACGCTGTACATCGCATCGTCCCAGGTCTCCGCCACGGGAATGACCGGCGAGAGAAGGATGTGAACAATATCGCCCAGAACCGGGATATCCATCGACATGGCGAAGTGAACGGCCGGCGAGAGGAGAATGAGAACGGCGTCGGAGATGCCGAGCGAGAATCTGCCGACGGCAAACGAGGCGATGACGCAGAAAACGGCGGCGAGCAGCAGAAGGATAAACCGGAGCCGGTAGTCGGGCAGCTCTCGGTCCGATACGGATGGGGCCGATGCTGTACCGGCCGTGTGCAACCGGGTCTCCGTTGCAGCGCCGGTCGGTGTTGTAAGAGGTGATCTCGTCGGTTCTGCATCAGCCATGTATGGTATTGATTCTTTTTCAAAGTTAAATAAATACACTTTTATTTTCAGATCAGTTAACAATATTTTATTAACAGATCATACTACCGGAAATAAGGATCGGTCGAACAGAGCGGCAGGATCGCCTGCCGGCGCAGACGCTGATGGATGATCGGGCCGGTGCCCCGGAGACGGATCCGTTTCCGCTCCAAAAGATCGGCCTGCAAAATGTTTCGTTCAGGGGGTGTCCGACCGGCAGACGGTCGTCTTCTCCGCGGATTTGCCGAAGAAATGATACCCGGAGCCTCCCTCTGCAATCGTATCGAGCACCTCGTCGGGGCGGGTGACGCTGTCCCCCCCGAGGATTGTTACGCCGCGCCGGAAGAATGCATCCGGAAGCATGCTGGCGGTCGGCCCGACGACAACGATCGAAGCACCGGGCCGGGCGAGAGCAAGCAGGGGTTCGAGGGTGTTGTTGATGAGGGTGGTGCCGGTGATGACGAGCATGTCGGCCCTGCGGACTTCTGCATCCGCGTTATCCGGAGAGATGGCGTAGGGCAGTTCGTCGGGCTTCAACGTGCGCAGGTCGAGTTCGAGGATCCCGAACGGCTTTCCCCGCGCCTTGAGCCGCCGGATGATCGGCACGAGCGCCCCCACCACCACGACGTACCCGTCCCCGGGCAGCGGCACGGTAGCAAGGATGTCCCGCCCGGTCTCCCGGATGTGGTCGGGCCGGTGCTTCCAGCAGGATTCGGAGAGCGCGTTGAGAATGGCAATACCGACCGCTTTTTTGAGCGGGGGCGCACGGGGGAGGTCGCGGAGAAACTCCGCGACGCTTCGCCCCACAAACCGTCCGGGGTAGGGCATGGCGCGGGCCGAACTGGGACAGCAGACCGCTTCCGGGATCTCTTTTATCGGGGTGAAGCAGAGGCCACCGGAGCCGTCGCTGAGTTTTACGCCGGTAAAGAAGATCCCGATCACGACCCGCTCCACGGTGATGGAGTCAAGATCGCTTCCGAGGATCTCACGGATCTTTCCAAGGGTTTCTTCGAGAATCGAACCGGGGTGTGCGGACGGAGGTGTCATGGAGTTCCTGTTTTTAGTCCTGTTCGGTTAACAGGATTAAGGAAGGAAATCCATTTAATGATAACGTCCCGCATTTTCTGTAAAATAAATACCCTGTACCCAGCCCGCCCCTCTCTCACCCGTCAATGCACACCGTGCACCGTCTCGCTCATTGCCGGCCCAGGCGATATCGGCGCCCATGCCGGCGCAAAAGGGGAGGAAGGGCACCATAGAACCCTTCCCGGCAGAGTGTCAGGCGGAGAACAATCCGGATAATCGCACAGGGCGTCTGTCAGGACGGCGGGATCTCCTGCTGACCCTGAAGTTAAACATTAATAACGAAATGCCCAAGCTTGTATACACAGACTGCTATGAAGCGAAACACGTTCTATCTTCTGGCCGGTATCGTTGCGCTCGCCGAGGTCGGCATCTTCTGGCTCTCAGTGGAGCTCGAGAGACCGATCCTGATCCAGGTCGCGTTCGTCCTCGGCGTCCTCTTGCTGTATGCGGCGCGAAGGGCGGTCGAAGAGAGAATAGAGGACGAACGGACGGCGATGATCACACAGAAGGCGGCGCTCCGGACACTGGAGGTCTTCTGGGTGGCCTTCTTTGCGATCAGTCTCGGGAGTGCGGTCGTTGCGTTCTCAAGGCCGCTCGGGTTGCGCCCGCCCCACCCGGGACCTCCCGGAACGGCCCCACCCGACGTGCTCGAACTCCCGTTCATCGGCGGTTTCGCTCTCTTTCAGATGGCGCTGCTCTGCCTGATGATCTTCCTCTACGTCGGGTTCAGGATGTATTACGCCCGCAAGTACGGAGAATGGGATACCGATGAAGAACAGGATTAAGGTCTACCGGGCGATGCACGACCTTACCCAGGAAGGGCTCGCAAACGAGCTCGGGGTCACCCGGCAGACCATCCTCGCCATCGAGAAGGGGAAGTACGACCCCTCGCTCGAACTCGCCTTCAAGATCGCCAGGTTCTTCGGCGTCGCCATCGAGGAGATCTTCCTCTACGGCGATGCGACGGAGCGGAAGTAACCCCCAAGACCGGGGGCGCTGCCCGGGCGTTTCCGGCCCACAACCCCGACTCACCATAACAAATAAGGCAGCCTGCCCCCGGCCATCGCCTCCCCTCTTCTATCCCGGATTTCGTGCGTCCTTTGATCGTAGATCCTGCATAACCCACCATGCCGGCGCACGATCCATGGAAGCCGGTGGTTCGGCGGGACGAACCGAGACGTACCCATAGGCCGGTGCCCGTTCACGAAAGATGTCGAGTCGACCCACCATTTTGTTCAAAATATATCACTATTGGTAAGTTATAAATAACAATATGTAAAATGTACCTTACATTGTCCGGCAGTCCTTCCCGCAGATTCCGAGAAGGGCGCGACATCAGAGCAGCATATCAAAAGTGAGTGAGAAGACCATGAAACCTGCCAGAACGATACCGGAACAGCGCCGATGCCGTAGAGGAGCCTCCATGCCCCGGAGGCAGAGCGGATGATGCGTAACCTCTGCATCCTGCTCCTCCTTCTCTCGACAATCGTGGGTGCTGCGGCGGCGGCCAATGCGTCGGCTGAGGAACAGATCGCGGTCACCGGAGTCACCGTCAACCCCGACGCGCTCATGCGCGGGGATATGGGCACGGTAACGGTCGATATCAAGAACACCGGGGAGACAGGCGTTGCCATCAGCAGGGCTGAACTCTATCCCAACGGGATTGCCGTCGTCAACGACAAGACCTACGATTCGGTGGGCATCATCGGCCCCGGGAACACCATGTCGTTCACGTTCACCGTGCGGGCCGATACCGCGGACGGCATCTACTACCCGACCTTCTACCTGGACCTCCGGGAGAGCGGGAGCGTCCGCTACTCCGTTCCGGTGACGGTTGAGAGCACCGAGATCCGGGTCAGTATCGTCGACGCCCCGGAGACCTACCCGGCAAACAGCGAAGACACCATCGTTCTCTCCGTCGGTAACCCCCGCGGGAACAGCGTGAACGGCGTAACCGTCACCCCGACCGGCGAAGACGTCAAGAGTACCCAGACGGCCGTCTTCCTCGGCGCCCTCGCGCCGGACGAGGAGAAGAACGCCTCGTTCCGGATCCTGGCATCACAGTCGACCGAACTCACCTTCGATGTCTCTTACCGGAACGGGATCAACGAGCACCACGCCATCTTGACCGTCCCTATCGAGATCGGTCAGAGAACGGTCGAACCGGATATGGTGGTCAATAACATCGAGATGTCGCAGAGCGGCGGCGCGATCACGCTGACCGGCGACGTGACCAACGCCGGCCTGAAAGATGCGTACTCTGTCAAGATCACCGTCGATGACCCGGCGACCCCGACCGACCCCTACCCGGTCTACGTCGTCGGCGGACTGGAACCGGACGACTTCTCGAGCTTCGAGGTCACGTGCAGCGCCGAGGGCGCGTCCTCCATCCCACTCCTCGTCCAGTACAAAGACGAGAACGGCAAAACCTTCAGCGAGACCGTGACCGTCTCCCTCTCCTCCGCAGGGCAGGCGCCGCAGGCCGGCACCGGCAACCAGATGCCGTCCGGGATGACCAGCGGCCCCCAGAGTGGAAGAGGGGGCATGGGCATGTTCGGATCGTTCGGCAGCGGGTTTTCGCAGATCCCGGTAGCGGAGATCCTCCTCGTGATCATCGGAGGCGTGGCTGTCGTCGCCGCATGGCGGAAGGGTTACTTAGGGAAGATCCTTGAGCGGCTCCGCAAGTAACCCGGGGGAAGATAGATGAGCAGTCCGGTTATCGAACTCGACGACGTCAAAAAGGTCTACCCCCTCCCTTCAGGCGACGTCACGGCGTTAAGAGGGATATCCCTCCGGATCGACGAGGGGGAGTTCGTTGCCATCATGGGGCCGTCGGGGTCGGGGAAGTCGACCCTCCTCAACCAGATCGGGTGCCTCGATCGTCCCACGTCGGGCGACCTTTTTCT from Methanoculleus chikugoensis encodes the following:
- a CDS encoding DUF364 domain-containing protein, whose translation is MTPPSAHPGSILEETLGKIREILGSDLDSITVERVVIGIFFTGVKLSDGSGGLCFTPIKEIPEAVCCPSSARAMPYPGRFVGRSVAEFLRDLPRAPPLKKAVGIAILNALSESCWKHRPDHIRETGRDILATVPLPGDGYVVVVGALVPIIRRLKARGKPFGILELDLRTLKPDELPYAISPDNADAEVRRADMLVITGTTLINNTLEPLLALARPGASIVVVGPTASMLPDAFFRRGVTILGGDSVTRPDEVLDTIAEGGSGYHFFGKSAEKTTVCRSDTP
- a CDS encoding DUF2178 domain-containing protein; this translates as MKRNTFYLLAGIVALAEVGIFWLSVELERPILIQVAFVLGVLLLYAARRAVEERIEDERTAMITQKAALRTLEVFWVAFFAISLGSAVVAFSRPLGLRPPHPGPPGTAPPDVLELPFIGGFALFQMALLCLMIFLYVGFRMYYARKYGEWDTDEEQD
- a CDS encoding helix-turn-helix transcriptional regulator, producing MKNRIKVYRAMHDLTQEGLANELGVTRQTILAIEKGKYDPSLELAFKIARFFGVAIEEIFLYGDATERK
- a CDS encoding COG1361 S-layer family protein — protein: MMRNLCILLLLLSTIVGAAAAANASAEEQIAVTGVTVNPDALMRGDMGTVTVDIKNTGETGVAISRAELYPNGIAVVNDKTYDSVGIIGPGNTMSFTFTVRADTADGIYYPTFYLDLRESGSVRYSVPVTVESTEIRVSIVDAPETYPANSEDTIVLSVGNPRGNSVNGVTVTPTGEDVKSTQTAVFLGALAPDEEKNASFRILASQSTELTFDVSYRNGINEHHAILTVPIEIGQRTVEPDMVVNNIEMSQSGGAITLTGDVTNAGLKDAYSVKITVDDPATPTDPYPVYVVGGLEPDDFSSFEVTCSAEGASSIPLLVQYKDENGKTFSETVTVSLSSAGQAPQAGTGNQMPSGMTSGPQSGRGGMGMFGSFGSGFSQIPVAEILLVIIGGVAVVAAWRKGYLGKILERLRK